One Catharus ustulatus isolate bCatUst1 chromosome 20, bCatUst1.pri.v2, whole genome shotgun sequence DNA window includes the following coding sequences:
- the SPHK1 gene encoding sphingosine kinase 1 isoform X1: MAAGRRAPPEPGGGPVLLQGIFGAGPAPGAAACSLSLTARELQVRRAGGCSGGSAGPDAALRLADCVGSAAFPAAAAAACFSLVCYPLRGPRWGPPSRQRLERTFRVSRGPDAEGNLRIAQAWSRRIRELAVPAVPAQDGDSYGVLPRPCRALVLLNPQSGSGRALDDFQAVVQPMLVEADITTTVFVTERAHHAHEKVRDEDLSQWDTLVVMSGDGLLFEVVNGLMERPDWKEAMKKPLCILPGGSGNALAASINYYAGYDHVAKKKLLTNCTFILCKGLYTQMDLVSLSTASGKHFFSFLGFGWGFISDVDIDSEKYRWLGSARFTLGTLQCLAKLRVYQGRLSYLPMATEQGSSPAPRDPRSPVTNGHIPQPAGTDAPGSLPPDSLLVPLGQPVPAHWTVVPEEEFVLVYAIYQSHLGTNLLMAPAARLHDGCIHLFYMKAGISRVTLLKLFLAMSRGTHLDLNCPHLCYVPVRAFRLEPRVAAGIMTVDGEALACEPVQGQVHPRLCRVLSGS; encoded by the exons ATGGCCGCCGGCCGCCGCGCTCCCCCGGAGCCCGGCGGGGGCCCGGTGCTGCTTCAAGGCATCTtcggcgcggggccggccccCGGTGCCGCCGCCTGCTCGCTGTCCCTGACCGCCCGGGAGCTGCAGGTGCGGCGTGCCGGCGGCTGCTCGGGCGGCTCGGCCGGTCCCGACGCCGCGCTCCGCCTGGCCGACTGCGTGGGCTCGGCCGCCTTCCCcgcggccgcggccgccgcctgCTTCTCGCTGGTGTGTTACCCGCTGCGGGGGCCGCGCTGGGGGCCGCCCTCCCGGCAGCGCCTGGAGCGGACCTTCCGCGTCTCCCGGGGTCCCGACGCCGAGGGCAACCTGCGCATCGCCCAGGCCTGGAGCCGCCGCATCCGCGAGCTCGCCGTGCCCGCCGTGCCCGCGCAGGACG gtgacAGCTATGGGGTGctgccccggccctgccgcgCGCTGGTGCTGCTGAACCCACAGAGCGGCTCTGGCCGTGCCCTTGATGACTTCCAGGCAGTGGTGCAGCCCATGCTGGTGGAGGCAGACATCACCACCACTGTCTTTGTCACTG AGAGAGCCCACCATGCACATGAGAAGGTGCGAGATGAGGACCTGTCACAGTGGGATACGTTGGTGGTCATGTCTGGGGACGGGCTGCTGTTTGAG GTGGTGAATGGGCTGATGGAGCGTCCAGACTGGAAGGAGGCCATGAAGAAGCCACTGTGCATCCTGCCAGGAGGCTCTGGGAATGCCCTGGCTGCCTCTATCAACTACTATGCAGG CTACGACCACGTCGCCAAGAAAAAGCTGCTGACGAACTGCACCTTCATCCTGTGCAAGGGGCTGTACACACAGATGGACCTGGTGTCGCTGAGCACGGCCTCGGGCAAGCACTTCTTCTCCTTCCTGGGCTTTGGCTGGGGCTTCATCTCGGACGTGGACATCGACAGCGAGAAGTACCGCTGGCTGGGCAGCGCCCGCTTCACCCTGGGcaccctgcagtgcctggccaAGCTCAGGGTGTACCAGGGCCGCCTGTCCTACCTGCCCATGGCCAcggagcagggcagctccccggccccccgggacccccgctCGCCCGTCACCAACGGCCACATCCCGCAGCCGGCGGGGACGGACGCGCCCGGCTCGCTGCCCCCCGACTCGCTGCTGGTGCCGCTGGGCCAGCCCGTGCCCGCGCACTGGACCGTGGTGCCCGAGGAGGAGTTTGTCCTGGTCTATGCCATCTACCAGTCCCACCTGGGCACCAACCTGCTGATGGCACCGGCGGCCCGGCTGCACGACGGCTGCATCCACCTCTTCTACATGAAGGCCGGCATCAGCCGCGTGACGCTGCTGAAGCTCTTCCTGGCCATGTCCAGGGGGACGCACCTGGACTTGAACTGTCCCCACCTGTGCTACGTCCCCGTCCGGGCGTTCCGCCTGGAGCCGCGCGTGGCCGCGGGCATCATGACAGTGGATGGGGAGGCGCTGGCCTGCGAGCCCGTGCAGGGCCAGGTCCATCCCCGCCTCTGCCGCGTCCTCAGCGGCTCCTGA
- the SPHK1 gene encoding sphingosine kinase 1 isoform X2, whose translation MLVEADITTTVFVTERAHHAHEKVRDEDLSQWDTLVVMSGDGLLFEVVNGLMERPDWKEAMKKPLCILPGGSGNALAASINYYAGYDHVAKKKLLTNCTFILCKGLYTQMDLVSLSTASGKHFFSFLGFGWGFISDVDIDSEKYRWLGSARFTLGTLQCLAKLRVYQGRLSYLPMATEQGSSPAPRDPRSPVTNGHIPQPAGTDAPGSLPPDSLLVPLGQPVPAHWTVVPEEEFVLVYAIYQSHLGTNLLMAPAARLHDGCIHLFYMKAGISRVTLLKLFLAMSRGTHLDLNCPHLCYVPVRAFRLEPRVAAGIMTVDGEALACEPVQGQVHPRLCRVLSGS comes from the exons ATGCTGGTGGAGGCAGACATCACCACCACTGTCTTTGTCACTG AGAGAGCCCACCATGCACATGAGAAGGTGCGAGATGAGGACCTGTCACAGTGGGATACGTTGGTGGTCATGTCTGGGGACGGGCTGCTGTTTGAG GTGGTGAATGGGCTGATGGAGCGTCCAGACTGGAAGGAGGCCATGAAGAAGCCACTGTGCATCCTGCCAGGAGGCTCTGGGAATGCCCTGGCTGCCTCTATCAACTACTATGCAGG CTACGACCACGTCGCCAAGAAAAAGCTGCTGACGAACTGCACCTTCATCCTGTGCAAGGGGCTGTACACACAGATGGACCTGGTGTCGCTGAGCACGGCCTCGGGCAAGCACTTCTTCTCCTTCCTGGGCTTTGGCTGGGGCTTCATCTCGGACGTGGACATCGACAGCGAGAAGTACCGCTGGCTGGGCAGCGCCCGCTTCACCCTGGGcaccctgcagtgcctggccaAGCTCAGGGTGTACCAGGGCCGCCTGTCCTACCTGCCCATGGCCAcggagcagggcagctccccggccccccgggacccccgctCGCCCGTCACCAACGGCCACATCCCGCAGCCGGCGGGGACGGACGCGCCCGGCTCGCTGCCCCCCGACTCGCTGCTGGTGCCGCTGGGCCAGCCCGTGCCCGCGCACTGGACCGTGGTGCCCGAGGAGGAGTTTGTCCTGGTCTATGCCATCTACCAGTCCCACCTGGGCACCAACCTGCTGATGGCACCGGCGGCCCGGCTGCACGACGGCTGCATCCACCTCTTCTACATGAAGGCCGGCATCAGCCGCGTGACGCTGCTGAAGCTCTTCCTGGCCATGTCCAGGGGGACGCACCTGGACTTGAACTGTCCCCACCTGTGCTACGTCCCCGTCCGGGCGTTCCGCCTGGAGCCGCGCGTGGCCGCGGGCATCATGACAGTGGATGGGGAGGCGCTGGCCTGCGAGCCCGTGCAGGGCCAGGTCCATCCCCGCCTCTGCCGCGTCCTCAGCGGCTCCTGA